GGGCAAAGACATAAAACACCAGATGCTGTTCTTTTTGCTGCGGCCCCGGCCCAATATATTCATAGGTCAGAAAATCGTTGATCGCTTCAATACCAATATGAGCGTTTTCTTCGATAAAATCTAACACAGGGACATTGAAAATCAGCCAGTGAGTCAGATTTTTCTCAGGCTCTTCCATACTGATACACAGGCTTTGAGTCTGTCCGGGTATTTCTTCGATGGTAAGACAGGGGTTGATATTATTACCCTCGGCAGTATATTTCCGGGGTATTTTCCCTCTGTTTTCAAAATTCGGGCTTTTAAGAAGCATATCCGTATTCCACTATTAAATTTTCCACTATTGTTTCTTTTCTTTAAAACCTATGGAAAACATGCTTTCCAGGTCATGTCGGGAAAAACATTGGAAAGCAATCATCGTTTCAGTTTCAATTATACCTTCAATTTTCAGCATATGATTGGTGACAATATCAGCCAGTTTTTCGTTTGACGGTGCACGGATTATCGCTACAAGGTCATATTTCCCTGCAACCGAGTAGACTTCCGAGATATCTTCAACGGCTGCGAGTTTTTCGGCAACTGAATTTATGCTTCGTCTGTTTGCCTTGATTAAGCATATTGCATTTACCATGCTTCCCCCATTCGGATACTGAAGTAACTATTGAATTACCATTCATATTAATGCGAATAATATGCCAAAATCCATGAGGAGCTTTTTATTCCGAATTCGATATGGGATTATCATTTTCGGGAATTAGGTTGTCGAAAACGGGAAAATAATTCTCAATATCTGCAAAGTAGGCTTGCAGGGTTCGGTTTAGGGGAGGTTGGCATTGATATTGCGAACAGTTGGGTGAAGGGAGGATTATATGAAACAGAAAATTATGATACTTGGTTTCTTAGTGTTACTGGGCTCTTCTATATCTTATGCAGATACAGTGGTTTCTGCTATCGCCGACAGTACGATTACCAGGGCTGTTGAATCGGATCTTAAATGGGATAATGCTGTTTCGTCTCATTTAATCGATATAACAACCAAAAAAGGTATCGTGATCATGAGCGGCTATGTGGACAATCTGCTTTCCCGTGATCGGGCTGAAAGGATAGCAGAGACAATAAAGGGGGTGCGCGGTGTAGTCAATCGCATTAAAATACGGCCGATTGATCGCACCGATTCTGAAATAAAAAGCTCCTTGCTCTCGGCCATTGCACTGGATCCGGCATTAAAGGAACAGGATATTTCGGTTAAAGTCAGAAAAGGCCGGGTTGTGCTT
This region of Chitinivibrionales bacterium genomic DNA includes:
- a CDS encoding YbhB/YbcL family Raf kinase inhibitor-like protein, with the protein product MLLKSPNFENRGKIPRKYTAEGNNINPCLTIEEIPGQTQSLCISMEEPEKNLTHWLIFNVPVLDFIEENAHIGIEAINDFLTYEYIGPGPQQKEQHLVFYVFALDSVLTIGYGKSIIEVKIAMRNHIIATAALEGIYTGSRSTIRQCE
- a CDS encoding Lrp/AsnC family transcriptional regulator → MVNAICLIKANRRSINSVAEKLAAVEDISEVYSVAGKYDLVAIIRAPSNEKLADIVTNHMLKIEGIIETETMIAFQCFSRHDLESMFSIGFKEKKQ
- a CDS encoding BON domain-containing protein → MKQKIMILGFLVLLGSSISYADTVVSAIADSTITRAVESDLKWDNAVSSHLIDITTKKGIVIMSGYVDNLLSRDRAERIAETIKGVRGVVNRIKIRPIDRTDSEIKSSLLSAIALDPALKEQDISVKVRKGRVVLKGTVGSRSQMLLALKVAKGVSGIVEIENEILIQPQKERSDDDIRADIVRRIEIDPALQEEHYKVKVHNGNVSLSGAAGSIPEIKAIMNKANVNGVRGMDTSGLEVKEWADDWLRRQEKLSLSDK